A genomic region of Erythrobacter sp. SCSIO 43205 contains the following coding sequences:
- a CDS encoding murein L,D-transpeptidase family protein — MKQLAALLFALLIASCTSAPERVATAGGDPMRPAGSYAMRNIPAPQKTIPLADYLIVDKTKRMLVAYSGGKPIRAYRGLQFGDAPKGHKRFQGDERTPEGVYRIDWRNPQSRFHLSLRISYPNERDRAYASQYGLSPGGDIFIHGQPNGLDYGRMSGDWTDGCIALSNEEIEELWQIVPNGTPIEIRP; from the coding sequence ATGAAACAGCTCGCCGCTCTTTTATTTGCTCTTTTGATCGCCTCTTGCACCAGCGCGCCCGAACGGGTGGCGACGGCGGGCGGCGATCCCATGCGTCCCGCTGGCAGCTATGCCATGCGCAACATCCCTGCGCCGCAAAAGACCATTCCGCTTGCCGATTATCTGATCGTCGACAAAACGAAGCGGATGCTTGTTGCTTATAGCGGGGGCAAACCCATCCGCGCTTATCGCGGCTTGCAATTTGGCGACGCGCCTAAGGGGCACAAGCGTTTTCAAGGCGATGAGCGCACGCCTGAAGGGGTGTACCGCATCGATTGGCGCAATCCGCAAAGCCGGTTTCACCTGTCCTTGCGTATCTCCTATCCTAATGAGCGCGACCGCGCTTATGCCTCGCAATATGGCCTTTCGCCTGGCGGAGACATCTTCATCCACGGCCAGCCCAACGGCCTTGACTATGGCCGGATGAGCGGGGATTGGACCGATGGGTGCATCGCGCTCTCCAACGAAGAGATCGAAGAGCTCTGGCAAATCGTGCCCAACGGCACACCCATCGAAATCCGACCTTAG
- a CDS encoding glycosyltransferase family 1 protein, which yields MQPSDLRIALFSGNYNYTRDGANQALNRLVGTLLDKGAKVRVYAPTVAEPDFEPTGDLIGVPNVRMPVKGRGEYRLPLRLGRAAKRDLVKFEPNIVHIASPDPMGHAALRWAQEYDIPVLSSVHTRFETYPRYYNMAFLEPFIIKMLRRFYNRCDALVAPSQSMIDELLAMKMHDDITLWSRGVDRSIFSSEKRDLEWRRSIGLDDDDVAIVFLGRLVMEKGLDVFADTIIELRKRQVPHKVLVIGDGPAREWFENALPGGIFAGFKTGADLGQALASGDIFFNPSVTETFGNVTLEAMASGLPVVAAGATGASSLVTDGETGRLVPLVGKRGQEKPDAAGLAEALAPYCTDAELRRTHGAAGEARSLEYSWEAINMVVAETYIRLIEDRRALQAAEDQAAAGTTV from the coding sequence ATGCAGCCTTCCGATCTTCGAATTGCCCTGTTCAGTGGCAACTATAACTACACCCGCGATGGAGCGAATCAGGCGTTGAACCGTCTGGTTGGCACGCTTCTGGACAAGGGTGCGAAGGTGCGCGTCTACGCGCCAACCGTTGCTGAACCTGATTTTGAACCAACGGGCGATCTTATTGGTGTGCCCAATGTGCGGATGCCAGTGAAAGGGCGCGGGGAGTATCGGTTGCCATTGCGGCTCGGGCGCGCGGCTAAGCGTGACCTTGTGAAGTTCGAACCCAATATCGTGCATATCGCCTCACCCGATCCAATGGGACACGCAGCGTTACGTTGGGCTCAGGAATACGACATTCCGGTGCTATCTTCCGTGCACACGCGGTTTGAGACATATCCGCGCTATTACAACATGGCGTTCTTGGAGCCTTTTATAATCAAGATGCTGCGGCGGTTTTATAACCGCTGCGATGCTCTGGTCGCGCCGTCGCAAAGCATGATCGATGAACTTCTCGCGATGAAAATGCACGATGACATCACGCTGTGGTCGCGAGGGGTGGATCGCTCGATTTTTTCTTCCGAGAAACGCGATTTGGAGTGGCGCCGCTCAATCGGGCTTGATGATGACGATGTCGCTATCGTTTTCCTCGGCAGGTTGGTGATGGAAAAAGGGCTCGACGTTTTTGCCGACACCATCATTGAACTGCGCAAACGACAAGTACCGCACAAGGTTCTGGTCATTGGCGATGGCCCTGCCCGCGAATGGTTTGAAAACGCCCTTCCCGGCGGGATTTTTGCAGGGTTCAAAACGGGCGCTGATCTGGGGCAAGCGCTGGCAAGCGGCGATATTTTCTTTAACCCCAGCGTCACCGAAACATTCGGCAATGTGACACTGGAAGCCATGGCCTCAGGGCTTCCCGTAGTGGCCGCTGGCGCAACGGGGGCATCAAGCCTTGTGACCGATGGCGAGACCGGACGGCTGGTGCCGCTGGTCGGCAAAAGGGGTCAGGAAAAGCCCGATGCTGCCGGTCTTGCCGAAGCGCTTGCGCCCTATTGCACCGACGCCGAATTGCGCCGCACGCATGGGGCAGCAGGCGAAGCGCGCAGCCTCGAATATAGTTGGGAAGCGATCAACATGGTCGTCGCCGAAACCTATATCCGCCTGATTGAAGATCGCCGCGCGCTGCAAGCCGCAGAAGATCAAGCGGCCGCCGGAACCACCGTCTAG
- a CDS encoding RNA polymerase sigma factor — protein MNLFGHLRDYTDTMSNSAASEQTTPPAASALYDEWLVMMAQGGDRQAAAMLFRRWNPRLARAARRYGIGDEAALDLAQECWVAILKGIGRLEDPRRFRSYAFAVLHRRGADHIRTSLRERSAVEQHREESADTPHSDASERAAIAQGFAKLPREQRIAAHLFFVEGLTLREIAHAQSIPEGTAKSRIFNARKALKAALKPDP, from the coding sequence TTGAACCTTTTCGGGCATTTGCGCGACTACACAGACACGATGAGCAATTCGGCTGCCTCTGAACAAACAACGCCTCCTGCCGCCTCGGCGCTTTACGACGAATGGCTCGTTATGATGGCGCAAGGGGGCGATAGGCAGGCGGCAGCGATGCTGTTCCGGCGTTGGAACCCACGGCTTGCGCGAGCTGCGAGGCGTTACGGCATCGGGGATGAGGCGGCGCTTGATCTGGCGCAGGAATGTTGGGTCGCAATCCTCAAAGGCATAGGAAGATTGGAAGACCCTCGGCGATTTCGTTCTTACGCATTTGCCGTGCTGCATCGCAGGGGCGCAGACCACATTCGCACATCCTTGCGCGAACGCAGCGCCGTGGAGCAGCACCGTGAAGAGAGCGCCGACACCCCGCATAGTGATGCGAGTGAGCGCGCTGCCATTGCGCAAGGGTTCGCGAAATTGCCACGCGAACAACGCATCGCGGCCCATCTGTTTTTCGTCGAAGGGCTTACTTTGCGTGAAATCGCGCACGCCCAATCGATCCCTGAAGGCACGGCGAAAAGCCGAATTTTCAACGCGCGAAAGGCTTTGAAGGCCGCGCTTAAACCCGATCCATGA
- a CDS encoding adenylosuccinate synthase → MANVTVIGAQWGDEGKGKIVDWLASRADAVVRFQGGHNAGHTLVIDGEVYKLSLLPSGIVSGTMSMIGNGVVLDPWALRDEVAKLEGQGVEITADNLAVADNCPLILPLHRDLDGLRETAAGKGKIGTTGRGIGPAYEDKVGRRAIRVCDLAHLDDLEPQLDRLCAHHDALRAGFDQPPVDRAKLLEELREVAPFVLRFAQPVWKRLKKVRKAGAKILFEGAQGVLLDVDHGTYPFVTSSNTVSGTAASGSGLGPNSTGFVLGIVKAYTTRVGSGPFPTELNDEIGQGIGERGHEFGTVTGRQRRVGWFDAVIVRQSCAVSGVTGVALTKIDVLDGLKTVKICTGYRLNGNVYDYLPSHAADQANVVPIYEEMEGWSESTVGARSYADLPANAIKYIQRVQELIECPVSLVSTSPEREDTILIRDPFED, encoded by the coding sequence ATGGCCAACGTCACCGTGATTGGCGCCCAGTGGGGCGACGAGGGTAAAGGCAAGATCGTCGATTGGCTCGCCAGCCGCGCCGATGCGGTTGTCCGCTTTCAGGGCGGCCATAATGCAGGCCATACGCTTGTTATTGATGGCGAGGTTTACAAGCTTTCGCTGCTCCCTTCAGGGATCGTGTCAGGCACGATGAGCATGATCGGCAATGGCGTTGTGCTGGACCCATGGGCTTTGCGCGATGAAGTCGCCAAGCTTGAGGGGCAAGGGGTCGAAATCACCGCCGACAACCTCGCTGTGGCTGACAATTGCCCGCTGATCCTTCCGCTCCACCGCGACCTTGATGGACTTCGCGAAACCGCGGCTGGTAAGGGCAAAATTGGCACGACGGGCCGCGGTATCGGCCCTGCGTATGAGGATAAGGTTGGCAGGCGTGCAATCCGTGTTTGCGATCTGGCGCACCTCGACGATCTTGAACCGCAGCTTGACCGCCTCTGCGCCCATCACGATGCGCTGCGCGCTGGCTTTGATCAGCCGCCCGTTGACCGGGCAAAACTGCTTGAGGAACTGCGCGAGGTTGCACCGTTTGTCCTGCGCTTCGCTCAGCCGGTTTGGAAGCGGCTGAAGAAAGTGCGCAAAGCAGGGGCAAAGATCCTGTTCGAAGGCGCGCAAGGCGTTCTGCTTGACGTTGATCACGGCACCTATCCCTTCGTCACCAGCTCAAACACTGTCAGCGGCACAGCGGCGAGCGGCAGCGGGCTTGGGCCTAACTCAACCGGGTTTGTTCTCGGCATCGTGAAGGCGTACACCACGCGCGTTGGCAGCGGTCCTTTCCCTACCGAACTCAACGATGAGATTGGACAAGGCATTGGCGAGCGCGGCCATGAATTTGGCACCGTTACGGGGCGCCAACGCCGCGTTGGATGGTTCGATGCTGTGATTGTGCGTCAATCCTGCGCCGTTTCTGGCGTCACGGGCGTTGCACTTACCAAGATTGACGTTCTTGATGGGCTCAAGACGGTCAAAATCTGCACTGGCTATCGTTTGAACGGCAATGTCTATGACTACCTGCCGAGCCACGCCGCCGATCAGGCCAATGTTGTGCCGATCTATGAAGAGATGGAAGGCTGGAGCGAAAGCACCGTTGGTGCGCGCTCCTATGCCGATCTTCCGGCGAATGCGATCAAATATATCCAACGCGTGCAAGAGTTGATTGAGTGTCCGGTGTCGCTTGTCTCAACCAGCCCGGAGCGCGAGGATACGATCCTTATCCGCGATCCGTTTGAGGATTAA
- a CDS encoding MarR family transcriptional regulator has protein sequence MFNTDTSTADFSYDCAQDASGLPARVAIYSDRAWVREEIGDDLSGAGFRCVEGGALTALIDGPISLLGDVVMVDCPQVDAGNLAALARLDMRVGAAGAHLIVTTSLDALESVFAALDQSKPQILVEPSRAERLVAVGRTLSQIGNARVREMTEEDRLSLLYLSRQVDAIAHELDKLSGPRGHSRESSQETLSDFKREFRGPEENRLFNSVAKDRLVLGSDLKTQLPDPQMVRAMIARRQARAKFFDGDLFADPAWDMLLDLTAAEGEQKNVSVTSLCIAAMVPATTALRWIKQLVDSGVFERKSDPGDKRRAFIALSDRSRLAMARYFKEVHGPEVEAAEAA, from the coding sequence ATGTTCAATACCGACACTTCGACTGCAGATTTCTCCTATGACTGCGCGCAAGATGCATCCGGCTTGCCTGCACGCGTTGCGATTTATTCTGACCGCGCCTGGGTTCGCGAAGAGATTGGCGATGATCTGTCGGGTGCTGGGTTTCGCTGTGTTGAGGGCGGGGCGCTCACCGCTTTGATTGATGGCCCGATCAGCCTGCTTGGTGATGTCGTCATGGTCGACTGTCCTCAGGTGGATGCGGGCAATCTGGCGGCTTTGGCGCGGCTTGATATGCGTGTGGGCGCAGCTGGTGCCCATCTGATTGTCACCACGTCTTTGGATGCGCTGGAAAGTGTGTTTGCGGCTCTTGATCAATCAAAGCCTCAAATCTTGGTGGAGCCCAGCCGTGCTGAACGTCTGGTGGCGGTTGGCCGGACCTTGTCGCAGATCGGCAATGCGAGGGTGCGCGAAATGACAGAAGAAGACCGCTTGAGCCTGCTTTATCTCTCGCGCCAGGTTGACGCGATTGCGCATGAATTGGACAAACTTTCCGGGCCGCGCGGTCATTCACGCGAAAGCTCGCAAGAAACGCTGTCGGACTTCAAGCGTGAATTTCGCGGACCTGAGGAGAACAGGCTCTTCAATTCTGTCGCTAAAGACAGGCTTGTTCTTGGGTCAGATCTAAAGACGCAGCTTCCCGACCCGCAAATGGTGCGGGCTATGATCGCCCGGCGTCAGGCACGTGCCAAATTCTTTGATGGCGATCTTTTCGCAGACCCGGCGTGGGATATGCTCCTCGACCTCACAGCGGCAGAGGGAGAGCAAAAGAACGTCTCAGTCACGAGCCTGTGTATCGCGGCTATGGTTCCTGCGACCACGGCGCTTCGCTGGATCAAACAATTGGTCGACAGCGGCGTGTTTGAGAGAAAGTCTGACCCCGGCGACAAACGCCGCGCGTTTATTGCTTTAAGCGATCGATCACGGCTGGCGATGGCGCGCTATTTCAAAGAAGTGCACGGGCCAGAGGTCGAGGCCGCTGAGGCGGCCTAG
- a CDS encoding ATP phosphoribosyltransferase regulatory subunit, producing MTNTTDLLPEGLEDRLPQSAARITAAMRSCLDALDAHGYDRVRPPLLEFESSLGARMKGMQTRAMFRLTDPVSLRTLALRSDITPQIGRIAATSMKDAPRPLRLAYCGETALIKASQLNPARGRLQLGAELIGSDTLQAAIESVTTAIAALEAAGITGISVDFTMPDLVDTLAAQMRELDSEIIEAIRRELDTKDAGGLKAAGGEAFLPLLYATGPIDDALTKLRDFDKGGALTQQLDNLGKILGKIAEQIGTRARVTLDPTERHGFEYQSWFGFTLYAEGLRAAIGRGGTYRIGGTDEPATGFTLYLNALAEIAPEPEARPLVYLTEGHDNTKAADLRANGWRTKAQLSEGEDARALGCSHVLQGSSLEEL from the coding sequence ATGACCAACACCACCGACCTCCTGCCCGAAGGCCTCGAAGACCGCCTCCCACAGAGCGCTGCGCGCATCACTGCCGCCATGCGCAGCTGTCTGGATGCGCTCGATGCTCACGGGTATGACAGAGTGCGTCCGCCGTTGCTTGAGTTTGAAAGCTCTCTTGGCGCGCGCATGAAGGGGATGCAGACCCGCGCCATGTTCCGCCTGACAGACCCGGTGAGCCTTCGCACATTGGCCTTGAGGAGCGACATCACTCCACAAATCGGGCGAATTGCTGCGACCAGCATGAAAGATGCGCCACGCCCGCTTCGTCTCGCTTACTGCGGGGAGACGGCGCTGATCAAAGCAAGCCAATTGAACCCTGCGCGCGGGCGTTTGCAATTGGGCGCCGAACTGATCGGGTCGGATACGCTTCAGGCCGCGATTGAAAGCGTCACCACCGCGATTGCAGCGCTTGAGGCGGCAGGGATTACCGGCATCTCAGTTGATTTCACGATGCCCGATCTTGTTGATACTCTTGCCGCGCAAATGCGCGAGCTTGATAGCGAGATAATCGAAGCCATTCGCCGCGAGCTCGACACCAAGGATGCTGGCGGATTGAAAGCCGCTGGCGGCGAGGCGTTCCTTCCACTGCTTTATGCGACCGGCCCGATTGACGACGCGCTCACAAAACTGCGTGACTTCGACAAGGGTGGGGCACTGACGCAGCAACTCGATAATCTGGGCAAGATTCTGGGCAAGATTGCCGAGCAGATCGGGACCCGCGCGCGCGTTACCCTCGATCCGACAGAGCGGCACGGTTTTGAATATCAAAGCTGGTTCGGCTTTACGCTCTATGCCGAGGGATTGCGCGCAGCCATCGGGCGCGGGGGCACCTATCGCATTGGCGGGACCGATGAACCGGCGACCGGGTTTACGCTGTATCTCAACGCTCTGGCTGAAATCGCGCCCGAACCCGAAGCGCGGCCTCTGGTGTACCTCACTGAAGGACACGATAACACCAAGGCAGCAGACCTTCGCGCCAATGGCTGGCGCACCAAAGCGCAATTGAGCGAGGGCGAAGACGCGCGCGCGCTTGGCTGCAGTCATGTCCTCCAGGGTTCTTCACTCGAAGAACTTTAA
- a CDS encoding glutathione S-transferase family protein, giving the protein MSGYLKDGEWHEGSDGYAEDDGTFQRWETDFRDWITPDGSPGPDGQNAVKAEAGRFHLYVSYACPWAHRTLITRALKEIEDIIPISVTHWLMRERGWTFDDGPGVVPDPNEGAGTIHELYQIARDDVTGKATVPVLWDKKERRIINNESSEIIRIFNDGFSELGANDIDLYPAPHREEINAVNERVYEDVNNGVYKSGFATTQEAYEEAVEPLFDTLHWLEGRLEGQDYLVGGQLTEADIRLLTTLLRFDAVYYSHFKCNRKRIADLPNLHRYTLALAGREEIAGTINMHHAKHHYYQSHKSINPTQIVPVGPDLQFG; this is encoded by the coding sequence ATGAGCGGCTATCTCAAAGATGGAGAATGGCACGAAGGATCAGACGGTTACGCAGAGGACGACGGCACTTTTCAGCGGTGGGAAACCGATTTTCGCGACTGGATTACACCCGATGGCTCCCCCGGACCCGATGGCCAGAACGCAGTGAAAGCCGAGGCAGGGCGATTTCACCTCTACGTTTCCTACGCCTGTCCATGGGCGCATCGCACCCTTATCACGCGGGCACTCAAAGAGATTGAGGATATCATCCCGATTTCGGTCACGCACTGGTTGATGCGCGAACGTGGCTGGACCTTTGATGATGGCCCCGGCGTTGTTCCCGATCCCAACGAAGGTGCTGGCACTATCCACGAGCTTTATCAGATCGCGCGCGATGACGTCACGGGTAAGGCGACCGTCCCGGTCCTTTGGGACAAGAAAGAACGCCGCATCATCAACAATGAAAGCTCCGAGATTATCCGCATCTTTAACGATGGCTTTTCAGAGCTTGGCGCGAACGACATCGATCTTTACCCTGCCCCTCACCGCGAAGAGATCAACGCGGTGAATGAGCGCGTATACGAGGACGTGAATAACGGCGTTTACAAAAGCGGCTTTGCCACCACGCAGGAAGCGTATGAAGAGGCGGTCGAGCCCCTGTTTGACACCCTTCACTGGCTGGAGGGGCGTTTGGAAGGGCAGGATTACCTCGTCGGCGGACAACTGACCGAGGCGGATATTCGCCTGCTTACAACGCTTTTGCGCTTTGATGCGGTTTATTACAGCCATTTCAAATGCAATCGCAAACGCATCGCGGACTTGCCCAATCTGCACCGCTACACACTCGCTCTTGCAGGACGCGAAGAGATTGCGGGCACGATCAATATGCACCATGCCAAGCATCACTATTATCAAAGCCACAAGAGCATCAATCCGACCCAGATTGTACCTGTGGGACCGGATTTGCAATTTGGCTGA
- a CDS encoding DUF6768 family protein — MSDTDRKIAEALDDDDYAFLTKLEGDRGLFQQIGDSWHGPLGGWAKLIFGFTFALGMLFLFVVWQVVHTSHPMAHAMWAISGVALLVIIGFAKEWMFARMNMLTILREIKRLQVQVALLSEEKNAD; from the coding sequence ATGTCCGATACTGACCGTAAAATCGCCGAAGCGCTTGATGATGATGACTATGCGTTTCTGACAAAGCTTGAAGGGGATCGCGGGTTGTTCCAGCAAATTGGTGACAGTTGGCACGGCCCGCTCGGCGGCTGGGCGAAGCTCATCTTTGGCTTTACCTTTGCGCTTGGGATGCTGTTCCTCTTCGTTGTGTGGCAGGTCGTGCACACCAGCCATCCGATGGCTCATGCCATGTGGGCGATTTCCGGTGTCGCGTTGCTCGTGATTATCGGTTTTGCCAAGGAATGGATGTTTGCGCGCATGAATATGCTCACCATCCTGCGCGAGATTAAGCGCCTGCAGGTGCAAGTGGCTCTTTTATCGGAAGAAAAGAACGCTGACTAA
- the serA gene encoding phosphoglycerate dehydrogenase, with product MTKPKVLISDKMDPNAARIFEERGCDVDVITGETPEELKARIGEYHGLAIRSSTTVTKEILDAATNLKVIGRAGIGVDNVDIPYASSKGVVVMNTPFGNSITTAEHAIAMMMALARQIPAANTGTQAGEWPKKDFMGVEVTGKTFGLIGAGNIGSIAASRAQGLKMKVIAYDPFLTEDRAVELGIEKVDLDTLLQRADFVSLHTPLTDETRNILSRERLEGARPGIRIINCARGGLIDEAALRDCLESGHVAGAALDVFAQEPAKDNVLFGAPNFICTPHLGASTTEAQVNVALQVAEQLSDYLVNGGVTNALNMPSLSAEEAPKLKPYMALAEGLGSLVGQLAHGNLTKISIEREGAASELNGKPITGAVLAGFMRRYSDTVNMVNAPFLAKERGLEVSEIRQNRDGAFNTLIRVSVETDQGTRSVAGTLFGNEAPRLVEIFGIGIEAELKGHMLYVVNDDKPGFIGRIGTLLGNHGINIGTFNLGRRDAGGEAVLLLSLDDALPAEVLEEASNLEGVKMAMGLSF from the coding sequence ATGACGAAACCCAAAGTACTTATTTCCGATAAGATGGACCCCAATGCAGCGCGCATTTTTGAAGAGCGCGGCTGCGATGTGGATGTGATCACCGGCGAAACGCCCGAAGAATTGAAGGCGCGCATTGGCGAATATCACGGCCTTGCGATCCGTTCTTCGACCACTGTGACCAAGGAAATCCTTGATGCTGCCACCAATCTGAAAGTGATTGGCCGCGCAGGGATCGGCGTCGACAATGTCGATATTCCTTATGCGTCGAGCAAAGGCGTGGTCGTGATGAACACGCCGTTCGGCAATTCGATCACCACCGCTGAACACGCGATTGCGATGATGATGGCGCTGGCTCGCCAAATCCCTGCCGCCAACACTGGCACGCAGGCTGGCGAATGGCCCAAGAAGGACTTCATGGGTGTCGAAGTCACTGGCAAGACCTTTGGCCTCATTGGCGCTGGCAACATCGGTTCCATTGCAGCGAGCCGTGCTCAGGGTCTCAAGATGAAAGTGATCGCTTACGATCCGTTCTTGACCGAAGACCGCGCGGTTGAACTTGGCATTGAGAAGGTTGACCTCGACACACTTCTCCAGCGCGCTGATTTCGTCTCGCTGCACACGCCTCTGACCGATGAAACGCGCAATATTCTGAGCCGTGAACGCCTCGAAGGGGCGCGTCCAGGTATTCGCATCATCAACTGCGCGCGCGGCGGCCTCATCGACGAGGCGGCCCTTCGTGATTGTCTGGAAAGCGGCCATGTGGCTGGCGCGGCGCTCGACGTGTTTGCGCAAGAACCCGCGAAGGACAACGTGCTGTTCGGTGCGCCGAACTTCATTTGTACCCCGCACTTGGGGGCCAGCACTACCGAGGCTCAGGTCAACGTCGCGCTGCAAGTGGCTGAGCAACTTTCCGACTATCTCGTGAATGGCGGCGTGACCAACGCGCTCAATATGCCATCGCTGAGCGCTGAGGAAGCGCCAAAACTCAAGCCTTACATGGCTTTGGCCGAAGGTTTGGGCTCGCTCGTCGGGCAGCTCGCTCACGGCAATCTCACCAAGATCAGCATCGAGCGCGAAGGCGCGGCGTCTGAATTGAACGGGAAGCCGATCACGGGCGCGGTTTTGGCCGGGTTTATGCGCCGGTATTCCGACACTGTGAACATGGTCAACGCCCCGTTCCTCGCCAAAGAGCGCGGTCTTGAGGTCAGCGAAATCCGCCAAAACCGGGATGGCGCCTTCAATACGCTTATCCGCGTTTCGGTAGAAACCGATCAGGGCACACGCTCGGTTGCTGGCACGTTGTTCGGTAATGAAGCGCCGCGCCTTGTCGAGATTTTCGGCATCGGGATCGAGGCGGAGCTTAAGGGCCATATGCTCTACGTCGTCAATGACGATAAGCCGGGCTTCATCGGCCGTATCGGGACGCTGCTTGGCAATCACGGCATCAACATCGGCACCTTCAACCTTGGTCGCCGCGATGCAGGGGGCGAAGCGGTTCTGCTGCTAAGCCTTGACGATGCGCTGCCTGCTGAGGTGCTTGAAGAAGCGAGCAACCTTGAAGGCGTAAAGATGGCGATGGGGCTGTCTTTCTGA
- a CDS encoding phosphoserine transaminase yields MTEYTRGLQHEPSLKPERPQFSSGPTVKFPGWSLDKLKTESLGRSHRSALGKSRLKYAIDLTRELLGVPDDYLVGIMPASDTGALEAAMWTMLDPARPATVAAWESFGNVWIQDAVKQLKLPNLQTMTADYGEIPDLTTIPQRNDVVFTWNGTTSGAMIPNTDWLEEGREGITINDATSAVFAMEMDWAKLDATTFSWQKIMGSEAQHGMLILSPKAVARIESYDPPWPLPKLFRMKKGDKINRAIFEGATINTPSLLATEDYIAALEWAKSIGGRAALFERATTNADIVKDWIERTPWLKNMVADPAKRTNTGVCMQFTGDWYDGLSAEDQAAVPKKIVSMLEERAVGYDFNGYRDAPPSLRIWCGGTVEAEDIKRLLPWIEWAYESVKNG; encoded by the coding sequence ATGACTGAATACACACGTGGGCTCCAACACGAGCCTTCGCTCAAACCTGAGCGTCCCCAATTTTCTTCCGGTCCTACGGTAAAATTCCCGGGCTGGTCCCTCGACAAGCTGAAAACAGAATCGCTCGGTCGTTCGCACCGTTCAGCGCTTGGCAAAAGCCGCCTGAAATATGCGATTGATCTGACACGCGAATTGCTCGGCGTGCCGGATGATTATCTTGTCGGCATCATGCCAGCTTCCGACACCGGCGCTCTTGAGGCGGCGATGTGGACCATGCTTGACCCTGCGCGCCCGGCGACGGTGGCTGCGTGGGAAAGCTTTGGCAATGTGTGGATTCAGGATGCAGTGAAGCAGCTTAAACTGCCTAACCTGCAAACTATGACCGCCGATTATGGCGAAATCCCCGACCTCACCACCATTCCTCAGCGCAACGATGTTGTGTTCACATGGAACGGTACGACATCAGGTGCGATGATCCCCAACACAGACTGGCTCGAAGAGGGCCGCGAAGGGATCACGATCAACGATGCAACCTCTGCTGTCTTCGCGATGGAAATGGATTGGGCCAAGCTCGATGCAACGACATTCTCGTGGCAGAAGATCATGGGCTCTGAGGCTCAGCACGGTATGCTTATCCTCTCGCCCAAAGCGGTTGCGCGGATCGAAAGCTATGATCCGCCATGGCCGCTACCAAAGCTTTTCCGCATGAAGAAAGGCGACAAGATCAACCGCGCGATTTTTGAAGGCGCAACGATCAACACGCCTTCGCTGCTGGCAACGGAAGATTACATCGCTGCTCTTGAATGGGCAAAGTCGATTGGCGGGCGTGCAGCGCTCTTTGAGCGCGCGACCACCAATGCGGACATCGTCAAGGACTGGATTGAGCGCACACCGTGGCTCAAGAATATGGTCGCCGATCCTGCAAAGCGCACCAATACCGGCGTGTGTATGCAGTTCACTGGCGATTGGTACGATGGCCTGTCTGCCGAAGATCAGGCAGCAGTGCCCAAGAAAATCGTATCCATGCTCGAAGAGCGCGCCGTTGGTTACGATTTCAACGGCTACCGCGATGCACCGCCATCACTTCGCATTTGGTGCGGCGGTACGGTCGAGGCAGAAGACATCAAGCGTCTCCTGCCGTGGATTGAGTGGGCCTACGAATCCGTCAAGAACGGTTGA